In Streptomyces liangshanensis, the DNA window CCGGCGCGGTCTTCGACGAGTACGGCTACTCCTCCACGACCCTCACCATGGTGCTGGAGCGCGCTCAGGTCACCAAGGGCGCCCTGTACTTCCACTTCCAGTCGAAGGAAGCCCTGGCCCAGGCGGTCCTGGACGAGCAGGTGCAGCTCGGCACCGTACCCCCGCAGGCCTGCAAGCTCCAGGAGGTCATCGACATGACCTTCGCGGTGGCCCACCGGCTCCTGGACAACGCGCTGCTCCGGGGCAGTGTCCGGCTCACCGTCGACCAGAGCGCCCCTCCCGGTGTCGACCACAGCGGCCCCTTCCGCCAGTGGCCCGTCCACCTGGTGTCGTTGATGGAAGAGGCACGCGCGCAGGGTGAGTTGCTCCCCAGCGTGCGCCCGCAGGAGACGGTGGAGCTGCTGGTGGGCGCGTTCGCCGGGATCCAGCTGATGTCCCGCGCGCTGACGGACCGCGAGGACCTCGGGCGGCGCATATCGATCCTGTGGGGGCACATCCTGCCGAGTCTCGCGGTGCCCGGCCTGATGCCGAGCATCGACACCGCGCCCGACCGCGGGGCGCGGGTGACCGCGGCGATGGTCGCGGTCTGACCCGTCCCGTACCGCTCCCGGGCGGGTACGCACCGTCACCGCCAGGGGCGCTCCGGCGGGCGCGCGGCACCCCTCCCGGAATAGGAGAGGGGCTCCCGGCGCTTCAGTTAAGGGCTTAGGGTGGCGAGTGCAGTTGGTTCGCCCTGTCAGCCAGGCAGCGGCGTCGTAAGAGGGAACCCGGTGCGAATCCGGGACTGCCCCGCAGCGGTGAGTGGGAACGACCGCCGTCATGAGCACTGGATCCGACCGGGTCCGGGAAGCGACGGCCAGTAGGTGTCTCGTCCGACGAGACGTGCCCGCGAGTCCGAAGACCTGCCACTGCCCGCGTACGAACACCGTGCGCGGAGATCCCGGTGACCTCGTGGGCGGGTCGGCGTACATATCAGGCGGTCGCGTGTTCCCGTACAGCCATGGGACGTGACCCGCCCGATCTGTGGCTCCTCTCGCGCCCTCGACCGTCCCCGGGACGGCAGAGAACCGCTCGCGAAGGAGAGTTCTGTGACAGACAAGTCCGCAGCCGCGGCAGCACGGGCGACCGTGCACGGCTACCCCCGCCAGGGCCTGAACCGCGAACTCAAGAAGGCCGTCGAGGGCTACTGGAAAGGCACCGTCGACGCCGGCGCGTTGCGCGCGACGGCGGCCGGACTGCGCCGGGCGAACTGGCGCCGGCTGGCCGACGCCGGGATCCACGAGGTGCCGACCGGCGACTTCTCGTTCTACGACCACGTCCTCGACACCAGCGTGATGGTCGGCGCGATCCCCGCCCGCCACCGCGAGGCCGTCACGGCCGACGCGCTCGACGGGTACTTCGCGATGGCGCGCGGCACGCAGCAGGTCGCGCCGCTGGAGATGACCAAGTGGTTCGACACGAACTACCACTACCTGGTGCCCGAGCTGGGCCCCGACACCGTGTTCACCGCCGACTCCGCCGAGCAGGTCGCCCAGCTGAGGGAAGCCGTCGCGCTGGGCCTCACGGCGCGCCCCGTGCTCGTGGGTCCGGTCACCTACCTGCTGCTGGCCAAGCCCGCGCCCGGTGTCGCCCCGGACTTCGAGCCGCTGACGCTGCTCGACCGGCTGCTGCCGGTGTACGCGGAGGTGCTGGCCGACCTGCGGGCGGCCGGCGCCGACTGGGTGCAGCTCGACGAGCCCGCGCTCGTCGAGGACAGGACCCCGGCCGAGCTGAACGCCACCGCCCGCGCCTACCGGGACCTCGGGGCGCTCACCGACCGGCCGAAGCTGCTGGTCGCGTCGTACTTCGACCGGCTCGGCAAGGCCCTGCCGGTCCTCGCCAAGGCGCCCGTCGAGGGGCTCGCCCTCGACTTCACCGGCCCGGCGGCCGCCAACCTCGACGCCCTCGCGGCCGTCGGGGGCCTGCCCGGCAAGCGCCTGGTCGCGGGGGTCGTCAACGGCCGCAACATCTGGATCAACGACTTCGCGAAGTCCCTGTCGGTGCTCGGCACGCTCCTCGGGCTCGCCGACCGGGTCGACGTGTCGTCCTCCTGCTCCCTCCTGCACGTCCCGCTGGACGTCACGGCGGAGCGG includes these proteins:
- a CDS encoding ScbR family autoregulator-binding transcription factor; this translates as MATQERAIRTRMAILEAAGAVFDEYGYSSTTLTMVLERAQVTKGALYFHFQSKEALAQAVLDEQVQLGTVPPQACKLQEVIDMTFAVAHRLLDNALLRGSVRLTVDQSAPPGVDHSGPFRQWPVHLVSLMEEARAQGELLPSVRPQETVELLVGAFAGIQLMSRALTDREDLGRRISILWGHILPSLAVPGLMPSIDTAPDRGARVTAAMVAV